A genomic region of Arachis stenosperma cultivar V10309 chromosome 9, arast.V10309.gnm1.PFL2, whole genome shotgun sequence contains the following coding sequences:
- the LOC130947532 gene encoding uncharacterized protein LOC130947532 codes for MAILSFLSSLEADISVPSLLSTVTVVSATATTLFLICKSRSRQSKSNSTGKILFVSQIGTSKALASCLCNLFESFGAVTELVDARDYVPEALPKENLVVLVASTSEVWNQLLGQDFILTDNRSRGARMFARSIVKYAKGCKFGSLVVNANGFSAFVAGKGASEDDTNLMAKAANQIRDLGDTVKLNADFESWWGSVVGVLQGAVSGGAADAMCGESDPKDVGSSDSKLSMTQSLYLFVENTDLDLEYVGTTTITRRMLTITEANFIKNGTVDLEDGGHVTAEWPVRDGLLVDYPLPDGQGFCSVGHSFFFAGGNLCVVDPKLCLDLHDYYPSRMCCLKYEGSNWSWKFCGSMFCDRFRPLVVPYDGKLYIFGGGGDANCWVDIYCLKSGLWETRERKVPESALFSYCMGHYTYFLWEDSTKPHKKTHIVLYARRGEHQGLLSYDVKANNWEYLDWNFPPVPRLCPRRLVRLGCSHYLLIVDFAPMWHIYDLSKMKVVETVEVHGLDKTAEIMNIFCCHNTSDESLIYMFMKPENAFEGEPSTSYDSGVVSYARVKLELKTFSAKIESKGNLNVGNLVKLYMFAVGDEDQ; via the exons atGGCAATACTTTCGTTTTTGTCGTCGTTAGAAGCAGATATTTCTGTACCCTCGCTCTTGTCCACCGTGACCGTCGTCTCGGCCACTGCCACAACCTTGTTCTTAATCTGCAAGTCTCGCTCTCGCCAATCTAAAAGCAATTCAACTGGCAAGATTCTATTTGTTTCCCAAATCGGAACCTCAAAAGCCCTAGCTTCGTGCCTCTGCAATTTGTTCGAGTCGTTCGGCGCCGTTACGGAGCTCGTAGATGCCAGGGATTACGTGCCCGAAGCCCTACCCAAGGAGAACCTTGTCGTCCTCGTTGCTTCAACTTCGGAAGTTTGGAACCAATTGCTCGGACAAGATTTCATCTTAACTGACAACCGTTCTCGCGGAGCACGGATGTTCGCCCGTTCGATCGTCAAGTACGCGAAGGGCTGTAAGTTTGGATCGTTAGTTGTGAATGCTAACGGTTTCAGTGCGTTTGTCGCCGGCAAAGGGGCTTCTGAAGATGACACGAATTTGATGGCTAAGGCTGCCAATCAAATTAGGGATTTGGGGGACACTGTTAAATTGAACGCGGATTTTGAGAGCTGGTGGGGAAGTGTTGTTGGGGTTTTGCAAGGTGCTGTTTCGGGAGGTGCTGCTGATGCCATGTGCGGGGAATCTGATCCTAAG GATGTTGGTTCTTCTGATTCAAAGCTATCCATGACGCAGAGCTTATACCTGTTTGTGGAAAATACAGATCTTGATTTAGAGTATGTTGGGACAACAACCATCACGCGCAGGATGTTAACTATAACTGAGGCCAACTTTATTAAGAATGGCACTGTTGATCTTGAAGATGGAGGTCATGTAACTGCCGAATGGCCTGTTAGAGATGGTCTATTGGTCGATTATCCATTACCAGATGGTCAAGGATTTTGTTCTGTCGGTCACAGCTTCTTCTTTGCTGGTGGTAACCTGTGTGTTGTTGACCCAaaattgtgtttggatttgcaTGATTATTACCCCTCAAGGATGTGTTGCCTCAAGTATGAGGGTTCTAATTGGAGTTGGAAGTTTTGTGGAAGCATGTTCTGCGACCGATTTAGACCCTTAGTAGTCCCCTATGATGGCAAGTTGTACATCTTTGGGGGTGGTGGAGATGCAAATTGCTGGGTTGATATTTACTGCCTAAAATCAGGTCTATGGGAAACAAGGGAAAGGAAAGTGCCCGAAAGTGCTCTCTTTTCATATTGCATGGGCCATTACACTTACTTTCTGTGGGAGGACAGCACCAAGCCTCACAAGAAGACGCACATTGTATTGTATGCTCGTCGTGGTGAACATCAAGGTCTTTTGTCATATGACGTCAAGGCTAACAATTGGGAATACCTTGATTGGAATTTTCCGCCAGTTCCTAGATTATGTCCAAGGAGACTTGTTCGTTTGGGATGCAGTCACTATCTTCTGATTGTTGACTTTGCTCCAATGTGGcatatttatgatttatctAAGATGAAGGTTGTGGAAACGGTGGAGGTGCATGGTTTGGACAAGACCGCAGAAATAATGAATATTTTTTGTTGCCACAACACTAGCGATGAAAGTTTGATTTATATGTTCATGAAACCTGAAAATGCTTTCGAGGGAGAGCCATCTACTAGCTATGATTCTGGGGTTGTTTCTTATGCCAGAGTCAAGCTCGAACTCAAAACTTTCTCTGCCAAGATTGAATCCAAGGGTAATCTTAACGTTGGTAATTTGGTAAAACTTTATAT GTTTGCTGTTGGAGATGAAGACCAATAA
- the LOC130951930 gene encoding uncharacterized protein LOC130951930 isoform X1, with translation MAILSFLSSLEADISVPSLLSTVTVVSATATTLFLICKSRSRQSKSNSTGKILFVSQIGTSKALASCLCNLFESFGVVTELVDARDYVPEALPKENLVVLVASTSKVWNQLLGKDFILTDKRSRGACMLAGSIYRYSTGCKFGSLVVNANGFSAFVAGKGASEDDTNLMAKAANQIRDLGDTVELNADFDSWWGRVVGVLQGAVSGGAADAMCGESDPEDVGSSDPKLSMTQRLYLFVENIDLEREPVGISSIRHRMLTITEANFIKNGTVDLEDGGHVTAKWPLRDGLLVDRPLPNGQGFCSVGHSFFFAGGILVLTDPKLCLNLDDRYPSRMWCLKYEGSNWSWKFCGSLFYQRFRPLVVPYDGKLYIFGGTGLYVSRVTRDTSCWVDIYSLKSGLWETREVPESVLEYCRDPDSYFLWEDSTKPHKKTHIVLYASGGDHEHQGLMSYDVKANNWEYLNWNFPPPLRSCPRKLVRLGCSHYLLIVDCAPMWHIYDLSKMNVVAKVAVHGLNKTAEIMNIFCCHITSDESLIYMFMEPGNVFEGEPSTPYYSRLVSYARVKLQLKTFSAKIEAKGNLNVGDYVKLYMFAVGDEDQ, from the exons atGGCAATACTTTCGTTTTTGTCGTCGTTAGAAGCAGATATTTCTGTACCCTCGCTCTTGTCCACCGTGACCGTCGTCTCGGCCACTGCCACAACCTTGTTCTTAATCTGCAAGTCTCGCTCTCGCCAATCTAAAAGCAATTCAACTGGCAAGATTCTATTTGTTTCCCAAATCGGAACCTCAAAAGCCCTAGCTTCGTGCCTCTGCAATTTGTTCGAGTCGTTCGGCGTCGTTACGGAGCTCGTAGATGCCAGGGATTACGTGCCCGAAGCCCTACCCAAGGAGAACCTTGTCGTCCTCGTTGCTTCAACTTCGAAAGTTTGGAACCAATTGCTCGGAAAAGATTTCATTTTAACTGACAAACGTTCTCGCGGAGCATGCATGCTCGCCGGTTCGATCTACAGGTACTCGACGGGCTGTAAGTTTGGATCGTTAGTTGTGAATGCTAACGGTTTCAGTGCGTTTGTCGCCGGCAAAGGGGCTTCTGAAGATGACACGAATTTGATGGCTAAGGCTGCCAATCAAATTAGGGATTTGGGGGACACTGTTGAATTGAACGCGGATTTTGACAGCTGGTGGGGAAGGGTTGTTGGGGTTTTGCAAGGTGCTGTTTCGGGAGGTGCTGCTGATGCCATGTGCGGGGAATCTGATCCTGAG GATGTTGGTTCTTCTGATCCAAAGCTATCCATGACGCAGCGCTTATACCTGTTTGTGGAAAATATAGATCTTGAAAGAGAGCCAGTTGGGATATCAAGCATCAGGCACAGGATGTTAACTATAACTGAGGCCAACTTTATTAAGAATGGCACTGTTGATCTTGAAGATGGAGGTCATGTAACTGCCAAATGGCCTCTTAGAGATGGTCTATTGGTCGATCGTCCATTACCAAATGGTCAAGGATTTTGTTCTGTCGGTCACAGCTTCTTCTTTGCTGGTGGTATCCTGGTTCTTACTGACCCAAAATTGTGTTTGAATTTGGATGATCGTTACCCCTCAAGGATGTGGTGCCTCAAGTATGAGGGTTCTAATTGGAGTTGGAAGTTTTGTGGAAGCTTGTTCTACCAGCGATTTAGACCCTTAGTAGTCCCTTATGATGGCAAATTGTACATCTTTGGGGGTACTGGATTGTACGTCTCTAGGGTTACTAGAGATACAAGTTGCTGGGTTGATATTTACAGCCTAAAATCAGGTCTATGGGAAACAAGGGAAGTGCCCGAAAGTGTTCTGGAATATTGCAGGGACCCTGACTCTTACTTTCTGTGGGAGGACAGCACCAAGCCTCACAAGAAGACCCACATTGTATTGTATGCTTCTGGTGGTGATCATGAACATCAAGGGCTCATGTCATATGACGTCAAGGCTAACAATTGGGAATACCTTAATTGGAATTTTCCGCCACCTCTTAGATCATGTCCAAGGAAACTTGTTCGTTTGGGATGCAGTCATTATCTTCTGATTGTTGACTGCGCTCCAATGTGGcatatttatgatttatctAAGATGAATGTTGTGGCAAAGGTGGCGGTGCATGGTTTGAACAAGACCGCAGAAATAATGAATATTTTTTGTTGCCACATAACTAGCGATGAAAGTTTGATTTATATGTTCATGGAACCTGGAAATGTTTTCGAGGGAGAGCCATCTACTCCCTATTATTCTAGGCTTGTTTCTTATGCCAGAGTCAAGCTCCAACTCAAAACTTTTTCTGCCAAGATTGAAGCCAAGGGTAATCTTAACGTTGGTGATTATGTAAAACTTTATAT GTTTGCTGTTGGAGATGAAGACCAATAA
- the LOC130951930 gene encoding uncharacterized protein LOC130951930 isoform X2, producing the protein MAILSFLSSLEADISVPSLLSTVTVVSATATTLFLICKSRSRQSKSNSTGKILFVSQIGTSKALASCLCNLFESFGVVTELVDARDYVPEALPKENLVVLVASTSKVWNQLLGKDFILTDKRSRGACMLAGSIYRYSTGCKFGSLVVNANGFSAFVAGKGASEDDTNLMAKAANQIRDLGDTVELNADFDSWWGRVVGVLQGAVSGGAADAMCGESDPEDVGSSDPKLSMTQRLYLFVENIDLEREPVGISSIRHRMLTITEANFIKNGTVDLEDGGHVTAKWPLRDGLLVDRPLPNGQGFCSVGHSFFFAGGILVLTDPKLCLNLDDRYPSRMWCLKYEGSNWSWKFCGSLFYQRFRPLVVPYDGKLYIFGGTGLYVSRVTRDTSCWVDIYSLKSGLWETREVPESVLEYCRDPDSYFLWEDSTKPHKKTHIVLYASGGDHEHQGLMSYDVKANNWEYLNWNFPPPLRSCPRKLVRLGCSHYLLIVDCAPMWHIYDLSKMNVVAKVAVHGLNKTAEIMNIFCCHITSDESLIYMFMEPGNVFEGEPSTPYYSRLVSYARVKLQLKTFSAKIEAKGNLNVGDYVKLYM; encoded by the exons atGGCAATACTTTCGTTTTTGTCGTCGTTAGAAGCAGATATTTCTGTACCCTCGCTCTTGTCCACCGTGACCGTCGTCTCGGCCACTGCCACAACCTTGTTCTTAATCTGCAAGTCTCGCTCTCGCCAATCTAAAAGCAATTCAACTGGCAAGATTCTATTTGTTTCCCAAATCGGAACCTCAAAAGCCCTAGCTTCGTGCCTCTGCAATTTGTTCGAGTCGTTCGGCGTCGTTACGGAGCTCGTAGATGCCAGGGATTACGTGCCCGAAGCCCTACCCAAGGAGAACCTTGTCGTCCTCGTTGCTTCAACTTCGAAAGTTTGGAACCAATTGCTCGGAAAAGATTTCATTTTAACTGACAAACGTTCTCGCGGAGCATGCATGCTCGCCGGTTCGATCTACAGGTACTCGACGGGCTGTAAGTTTGGATCGTTAGTTGTGAATGCTAACGGTTTCAGTGCGTTTGTCGCCGGCAAAGGGGCTTCTGAAGATGACACGAATTTGATGGCTAAGGCTGCCAATCAAATTAGGGATTTGGGGGACACTGTTGAATTGAACGCGGATTTTGACAGCTGGTGGGGAAGGGTTGTTGGGGTTTTGCAAGGTGCTGTTTCGGGAGGTGCTGCTGATGCCATGTGCGGGGAATCTGATCCTGAG GATGTTGGTTCTTCTGATCCAAAGCTATCCATGACGCAGCGCTTATACCTGTTTGTGGAAAATATAGATCTTGAAAGAGAGCCAGTTGGGATATCAAGCATCAGGCACAGGATGTTAACTATAACTGAGGCCAACTTTATTAAGAATGGCACTGTTGATCTTGAAGATGGAGGTCATGTAACTGCCAAATGGCCTCTTAGAGATGGTCTATTGGTCGATCGTCCATTACCAAATGGTCAAGGATTTTGTTCTGTCGGTCACAGCTTCTTCTTTGCTGGTGGTATCCTGGTTCTTACTGACCCAAAATTGTGTTTGAATTTGGATGATCGTTACCCCTCAAGGATGTGGTGCCTCAAGTATGAGGGTTCTAATTGGAGTTGGAAGTTTTGTGGAAGCTTGTTCTACCAGCGATTTAGACCCTTAGTAGTCCCTTATGATGGCAAATTGTACATCTTTGGGGGTACTGGATTGTACGTCTCTAGGGTTACTAGAGATACAAGTTGCTGGGTTGATATTTACAGCCTAAAATCAGGTCTATGGGAAACAAGGGAAGTGCCCGAAAGTGTTCTGGAATATTGCAGGGACCCTGACTCTTACTTTCTGTGGGAGGACAGCACCAAGCCTCACAAGAAGACCCACATTGTATTGTATGCTTCTGGTGGTGATCATGAACATCAAGGGCTCATGTCATATGACGTCAAGGCTAACAATTGGGAATACCTTAATTGGAATTTTCCGCCACCTCTTAGATCATGTCCAAGGAAACTTGTTCGTTTGGGATGCAGTCATTATCTTCTGATTGTTGACTGCGCTCCAATGTGGcatatttatgatttatctAAGATGAATGTTGTGGCAAAGGTGGCGGTGCATGGTTTGAACAAGACCGCAGAAATAATGAATATTTTTTGTTGCCACATAACTAGCGATGAAAGTTTGATTTATATGTTCATGGAACCTGGAAATGTTTTCGAGGGAGAGCCATCTACTCCCTATTATTCTAGGCTTGTTTCTTATGCCAGAGTCAAGCTCCAACTCAAAACTTTTTCTGCCAAGATTGAAGCCAAGGGTAATCTTAACGTTGGTGATTATGTAAAACTTTATATGTGA